One genomic window of Vicugna pacos chromosome 18, VicPac4, whole genome shotgun sequence includes the following:
- the ERI2 gene encoding ERI1 exoribonuclease 2 isoform X5, whose amino-acid sequence MATKRLARQLGLIRRKSTAPANGNVGRSKSKQLFDYLIVIDFESTCWNDGIRHRSQEIIEFPAVLLNTSTGEIESEFHAYVQPQEYPILSEFCMELTGIKQDQVDEGVPLKICLSQFCKWIQKIQQEKKIIFATGISDISTSEVNLCAFVTWSDWDLGVCLEYECKRKQLIKPVFLNSWIDLRVTYKIFYKRKPKGLSGALEEVGIQFLGREHFGLDDSRNTALLAWKMIRDGCLMKITRSLNKNLLHSHRPGRTSPG is encoded by the exons ATGGCGACCAAGAGGCTAGCACG gcAGCTTGGATTAATTAGGAGAAAGTCAACTGCACCAGCAAATGGAAATGTAGGACGAAGCAAATCTA AGCAGTTGTTTGACTACTTAATTGTCATTGATTTTGAATCAACATGTTGGAATGATGGGATACGCCACCGGAGCCAGGAAATAA TTGAATTTCCAGCTGTATTGCTGAACACATCAACTGGAGAGATTGAATCTGAGTTTCATGCTTATGTGCAGCCTCAGGAATATCCAATTCTTTCTGAATTTTGCATGGAACTAACAGGCATAAAGCAG GATCAAGTTGATGAAGGAGTCCCTCTGAAGATTTGCTTATCTCAGTTCTGTAAATGGATTCAGAAGATTcaacaagagaagaaaattatttttgctaCTGGGATTTCAGATATTTCTACTTCTGAAGTAAACTTATGTGCATTTGTTACTTGGTCAG ACTGGGACTTGGGGGTTTGCCTGGAGTATGAGTGTAAAAGAAAACAGCTAATAAAACCTGTGTTCCTTAATTCCTGGATTGATCTCAGAGTAACTTACAAG ATTTTCTATAAGAGAAAACCAAAAGGACTAAGTGGTGCCCTGGAGGAAGTGGGAATACAATTCTTGGGACGGGAACATTTTG GGTTGGATGATTCTCGGAATACTGCCCTTCTTGCTTGGAAAATGATCAGGGATGGTTGCTTAATGAAAATTACAAGGTCCTTGAACAAG AACTTGCTACACAGTCACAGGCCTGGCAGGACCTCACCTGGATAA
- the ERI2 gene encoding ERI1 exoribonuclease 2 isoform X6: MATKRLARQLGLIRRKSTAPANGNVGRSKSKQLFDYLIVIDFESTCWNDGIRHRSQEIIEFPAVLLNTSTGEIESEFHAYVQPQEYPILSEFCMELTGIKQDQVDEGVPLKICLSQFCKWIQKIQQEKKIIFATGISDISTSEVNLCAFVTWSDWDLGVCLEYECKRKQLIKPVFLNSWIDLRVTYKIFYKRKPKGLSGALEEVGIQFLGREHFGLDDSRNTALLAWKMIRDGCLMKITRSLNKIKEVEMEHK, from the exons ATGGCGACCAAGAGGCTAGCACG gcAGCTTGGATTAATTAGGAGAAAGTCAACTGCACCAGCAAATGGAAATGTAGGACGAAGCAAATCTA AGCAGTTGTTTGACTACTTAATTGTCATTGATTTTGAATCAACATGTTGGAATGATGGGATACGCCACCGGAGCCAGGAAATAA TTGAATTTCCAGCTGTATTGCTGAACACATCAACTGGAGAGATTGAATCTGAGTTTCATGCTTATGTGCAGCCTCAGGAATATCCAATTCTTTCTGAATTTTGCATGGAACTAACAGGCATAAAGCAG GATCAAGTTGATGAAGGAGTCCCTCTGAAGATTTGCTTATCTCAGTTCTGTAAATGGATTCAGAAGATTcaacaagagaagaaaattatttttgctaCTGGGATTTCAGATATTTCTACTTCTGAAGTAAACTTATGTGCATTTGTTACTTGGTCAG ACTGGGACTTGGGGGTTTGCCTGGAGTATGAGTGTAAAAGAAAACAGCTAATAAAACCTGTGTTCCTTAATTCCTGGATTGATCTCAGAGTAACTTACAAG ATTTTCTATAAGAGAAAACCAAAAGGACTAAGTGGTGCCCTGGAGGAAGTGGGAATACAATTCTTGGGACGGGAACATTTTG GGTTGGATGATTCTCGGAATACTGCCCTTCTTGCTTGGAAAATGATCAGGGATGGTTGCTTAATGAAAATTACAAGGTCCTTGAACAAG atcaaagaagtagaaatggagCATAAGTAA
- the ERI2 gene encoding ERI1 exoribonuclease 2 isoform X3, whose translation MELTGIKQDQVDEGVPLKICLSQFCKWIQKIQQEKKIIFATGISDISTSEVNLCAFVTWSDWDLGVCLEYECKRKQLIKPVFLNSWIDLRVTYKIFYKRKPKGLSGALEEVGIQFLGREHFGLDDSRNTALLAWKMIRDGCLMKITRSLNKVPTKRNPSILARSLNTDRVEETSACMSSVHDPSIYDREPENTIKSHQKLQMRPAGVNSPIKVQQDQLQLKDNVKAGLHNGKSCLSVFNTKSWTSLGQLQSSSLNTPMQKQINQHVAFNTNSKSSAVGSELVLVSTTISSVNNVCDTEMSSALDCLPMLTDWEDVALLPASQPEQNLCCIPPISDSNLDISFNSGERLMGLGESEMLNHENFGGTEETLQKSETSKSIVYKSPHTTIYNIKEAKDPGSDVFDFKLPEYKAGSFNGINANMSHPLVLRKHLLLDGTKRNPSSPLPFPPAKKQNFTIHEEKSASSDGSPMSSSSWKVLPSVLTSRVNLQEPWKTGKITPPLCKCGRRSKRLVVSNNGPNHGKVFYCCPIGKYQENRKCCGYFKWEQTLQKERGNSIVLSYSPGRLTFSSPETSHICDRNVNFSTKNSLRLRPSMRN comes from the exons ATGGAACTAACAGGCATAAAGCAG GATCAAGTTGATGAAGGAGTCCCTCTGAAGATTTGCTTATCTCAGTTCTGTAAATGGATTCAGAAGATTcaacaagagaagaaaattatttttgctaCTGGGATTTCAGATATTTCTACTTCTGAAGTAAACTTATGTGCATTTGTTACTTGGTCAG ACTGGGACTTGGGGGTTTGCCTGGAGTATGAGTGTAAAAGAAAACAGCTAATAAAACCTGTGTTCCTTAATTCCTGGATTGATCTCAGAGTAACTTACAAG ATTTTCTATAAGAGAAAACCAAAAGGACTAAGTGGTGCCCTGGAGGAAGTGGGAATACAATTCTTGGGACGGGAACATTTTG GGTTGGATGATTCTCGGAATACTGCCCTTCTTGCTTGGAAAATGATCAGGGATGGTTGCTTAATGAAAATTACAAGGTCCTTGAACAAG GTTCCCACTAAGAGGAATCCCAGCATTTTGGCCAGAAGTTTGAATACGGATCGAGTTGAAGAAACATCAGCCTGCATGAGTAGTGTTCATGATCCCAGCATATATGATAGGGAGcctgaaaatacaataaaatctcACCAGAAACTTCAAATGAGGCCAGCTGGTGTGAATTCTCCTATAAAGGTACAGCAAGATCAGTTACAACTAAAGGACAATGTAAAAGCAGGTCTTCACAATGGCAAaagctgtttatctgtttttaataCTAAATCCTGGACTTCTCTGGGGCAGTTGCAGTCTTCCAGCTTGAATACACCTATGCAGAAGCAAATAAACCAACATGTTGCATTTAATACCAACTCTAAGTCTTCAGCAGTTGGTTCAGAATTGGTACTTGTTTCAACGACCATCTCATCTGTTAATAATGTTTGTGATACGGAAATGAGTTCTGCTCTTGATTGTTTACCTATGCTGACTGATTGGGAGGATGTAGCTTTACTGCCAGCATCTCAGCCTGAGCAGAATTTATGCTGTATACCTCCCATTAGTGATTCAAACTTAgacatttcatttaattctgGAGAAAGGTTAATGGGGTTAGGAGAATCTGAAATGTTAAATCATGAAAACTTTGGAGGCACAGAAGAAACTCTTCAAAAATCTGAGACCTCTAAGTCTATTGTGTATAAGAGTCCACATACtactatttataatataaaagaagCCAAAGATCCAGGTTCCGATGTTTTTGACTTTAAATTACCTGAATATAAAGCAGGTAGCTTCAATGGTATTAATGCCAATATGTCTCATCCTTTAGTTCTGAGGAAACATCTTCTTTTAGATGGTACTAAAAGGAATCCATCCAGTCCCCTACCTTTTCCACCAGCAAAGAAACAGAACTTCACTATTCATGAGGAAAAGTCTGCATCATCTGATGGCTCTCCAATGAGCAGTTCTTCCTGGAAGGTTCTCCCCTCTGTTTTAACTTCTAGAGTTAACCTACAGGAGCCTTGGAAGACTGGGAAAATAACACCTCCTTTATGCAAGTGTGGCCGAAGATCTAAGAGACTTGTTGTTTCGAATAACGGACCGAACCATGGAAAAGTTTTCTATTGTTGTCCTATTGGGAAAtaccaagaaaacagaaaatgttgTGGTTATTTCAAATGGGAACAAacacttcaaaaggaaagaggcaACAGCATAGTTCTGTCTTATTCCCCAGGGAGACTCACTTTTAGTTCTCCAGAAACAAGCCATATTTGTGacagaaatgtaaatttttctacTAAAAATTCATTGAGACTCAGACCTTCAATgaggaattga
- the ERI2 gene encoding ERI1 exoribonuclease 2 isoform X2, with product MATKRLARQLGLIRRKSTAPANGNVGRSKSIEFPAVLLNTSTGEIESEFHAYVQPQEYPILSEFCMELTGIKQDQVDEGVPLKICLSQFCKWIQKIQQEKKIIFATGISDISTSEVNLCAFVTWSDWDLGVCLEYECKRKQLIKPVFLNSWIDLRVTYKIFYKRKPKGLSGALEEVGIQFLGREHFGLDDSRNTALLAWKMIRDGCLMKITRSLNKVPTKRNPSILARSLNTDRVEETSACMSSVHDPSIYDREPENTIKSHQKLQMRPAGVNSPIKVQQDQLQLKDNVKAGLHNGKSCLSVFNTKSWTSLGQLQSSSLNTPMQKQINQHVAFNTNSKSSAVGSELVLVSTTISSVNNVCDTEMSSALDCLPMLTDWEDVALLPASQPEQNLCCIPPISDSNLDISFNSGERLMGLGESEMLNHENFGGTEETLQKSETSKSIVYKSPHTTIYNIKEAKDPGSDVFDFKLPEYKAGSFNGINANMSHPLVLRKHLLLDGTKRNPSSPLPFPPAKKQNFTIHEEKSASSDGSPMSSSSWKVLPSVLTSRVNLQEPWKTGKITPPLCKCGRRSKRLVVSNNGPNHGKVFYCCPIGKYQENRKCCGYFKWEQTLQKERGNSIVLSYSPGRLTFSSPETSHICDRNVNFSTKNSLRLRPSMRN from the exons ATGGCGACCAAGAGGCTAGCACG gcAGCTTGGATTAATTAGGAGAAAGTCAACTGCACCAGCAAATGGAAATGTAGGACGAAGCAAATCTA TTGAATTTCCAGCTGTATTGCTGAACACATCAACTGGAGAGATTGAATCTGAGTTTCATGCTTATGTGCAGCCTCAGGAATATCCAATTCTTTCTGAATTTTGCATGGAACTAACAGGCATAAAGCAG GATCAAGTTGATGAAGGAGTCCCTCTGAAGATTTGCTTATCTCAGTTCTGTAAATGGATTCAGAAGATTcaacaagagaagaaaattatttttgctaCTGGGATTTCAGATATTTCTACTTCTGAAGTAAACTTATGTGCATTTGTTACTTGGTCAG ACTGGGACTTGGGGGTTTGCCTGGAGTATGAGTGTAAAAGAAAACAGCTAATAAAACCTGTGTTCCTTAATTCCTGGATTGATCTCAGAGTAACTTACAAG ATTTTCTATAAGAGAAAACCAAAAGGACTAAGTGGTGCCCTGGAGGAAGTGGGAATACAATTCTTGGGACGGGAACATTTTG GGTTGGATGATTCTCGGAATACTGCCCTTCTTGCTTGGAAAATGATCAGGGATGGTTGCTTAATGAAAATTACAAGGTCCTTGAACAAG GTTCCCACTAAGAGGAATCCCAGCATTTTGGCCAGAAGTTTGAATACGGATCGAGTTGAAGAAACATCAGCCTGCATGAGTAGTGTTCATGATCCCAGCATATATGATAGGGAGcctgaaaatacaataaaatctcACCAGAAACTTCAAATGAGGCCAGCTGGTGTGAATTCTCCTATAAAGGTACAGCAAGATCAGTTACAACTAAAGGACAATGTAAAAGCAGGTCTTCACAATGGCAAaagctgtttatctgtttttaataCTAAATCCTGGACTTCTCTGGGGCAGTTGCAGTCTTCCAGCTTGAATACACCTATGCAGAAGCAAATAAACCAACATGTTGCATTTAATACCAACTCTAAGTCTTCAGCAGTTGGTTCAGAATTGGTACTTGTTTCAACGACCATCTCATCTGTTAATAATGTTTGTGATACGGAAATGAGTTCTGCTCTTGATTGTTTACCTATGCTGACTGATTGGGAGGATGTAGCTTTACTGCCAGCATCTCAGCCTGAGCAGAATTTATGCTGTATACCTCCCATTAGTGATTCAAACTTAgacatttcatttaattctgGAGAAAGGTTAATGGGGTTAGGAGAATCTGAAATGTTAAATCATGAAAACTTTGGAGGCACAGAAGAAACTCTTCAAAAATCTGAGACCTCTAAGTCTATTGTGTATAAGAGTCCACATACtactatttataatataaaagaagCCAAAGATCCAGGTTCCGATGTTTTTGACTTTAAATTACCTGAATATAAAGCAGGTAGCTTCAATGGTATTAATGCCAATATGTCTCATCCTTTAGTTCTGAGGAAACATCTTCTTTTAGATGGTACTAAAAGGAATCCATCCAGTCCCCTACCTTTTCCACCAGCAAAGAAACAGAACTTCACTATTCATGAGGAAAAGTCTGCATCATCTGATGGCTCTCCAATGAGCAGTTCTTCCTGGAAGGTTCTCCCCTCTGTTTTAACTTCTAGAGTTAACCTACAGGAGCCTTGGAAGACTGGGAAAATAACACCTCCTTTATGCAAGTGTGGCCGAAGATCTAAGAGACTTGTTGTTTCGAATAACGGACCGAACCATGGAAAAGTTTTCTATTGTTGTCCTATTGGGAAAtaccaagaaaacagaaaatgttgTGGTTATTTCAAATGGGAACAAacacttcaaaaggaaagaggcaACAGCATAGTTCTGTCTTATTCCCCAGGGAGACTCACTTTTAGTTCTCCAGAAACAAGCCATATTTGTGacagaaatgtaaatttttctacTAAAAATTCATTGAGACTCAGACCTTCAATgaggaattga
- the ERI2 gene encoding ERI1 exoribonuclease 2 isoform X1: MATKRLARQLGLIRRKSTAPANGNVGRSKSKQLFDYLIVIDFESTCWNDGIRHRSQEIIEFPAVLLNTSTGEIESEFHAYVQPQEYPILSEFCMELTGIKQDQVDEGVPLKICLSQFCKWIQKIQQEKKIIFATGISDISTSEVNLCAFVTWSDWDLGVCLEYECKRKQLIKPVFLNSWIDLRVTYKIFYKRKPKGLSGALEEVGIQFLGREHFGLDDSRNTALLAWKMIRDGCLMKITRSLNKVPTKRNPSILARSLNTDRVEETSACMSSVHDPSIYDREPENTIKSHQKLQMRPAGVNSPIKVQQDQLQLKDNVKAGLHNGKSCLSVFNTKSWTSLGQLQSSSLNTPMQKQINQHVAFNTNSKSSAVGSELVLVSTTISSVNNVCDTEMSSALDCLPMLTDWEDVALLPASQPEQNLCCIPPISDSNLDISFNSGERLMGLGESEMLNHENFGGTEETLQKSETSKSIVYKSPHTTIYNIKEAKDPGSDVFDFKLPEYKAGSFNGINANMSHPLVLRKHLLLDGTKRNPSSPLPFPPAKKQNFTIHEEKSASSDGSPMSSSSWKVLPSVLTSRVNLQEPWKTGKITPPLCKCGRRSKRLVVSNNGPNHGKVFYCCPIGKYQENRKCCGYFKWEQTLQKERGNSIVLSYSPGRLTFSSPETSHICDRNVNFSTKNSLRLRPSMRN, translated from the exons ATGGCGACCAAGAGGCTAGCACG gcAGCTTGGATTAATTAGGAGAAAGTCAACTGCACCAGCAAATGGAAATGTAGGACGAAGCAAATCTA AGCAGTTGTTTGACTACTTAATTGTCATTGATTTTGAATCAACATGTTGGAATGATGGGATACGCCACCGGAGCCAGGAAATAA TTGAATTTCCAGCTGTATTGCTGAACACATCAACTGGAGAGATTGAATCTGAGTTTCATGCTTATGTGCAGCCTCAGGAATATCCAATTCTTTCTGAATTTTGCATGGAACTAACAGGCATAAAGCAG GATCAAGTTGATGAAGGAGTCCCTCTGAAGATTTGCTTATCTCAGTTCTGTAAATGGATTCAGAAGATTcaacaagagaagaaaattatttttgctaCTGGGATTTCAGATATTTCTACTTCTGAAGTAAACTTATGTGCATTTGTTACTTGGTCAG ACTGGGACTTGGGGGTTTGCCTGGAGTATGAGTGTAAAAGAAAACAGCTAATAAAACCTGTGTTCCTTAATTCCTGGATTGATCTCAGAGTAACTTACAAG ATTTTCTATAAGAGAAAACCAAAAGGACTAAGTGGTGCCCTGGAGGAAGTGGGAATACAATTCTTGGGACGGGAACATTTTG GGTTGGATGATTCTCGGAATACTGCCCTTCTTGCTTGGAAAATGATCAGGGATGGTTGCTTAATGAAAATTACAAGGTCCTTGAACAAG GTTCCCACTAAGAGGAATCCCAGCATTTTGGCCAGAAGTTTGAATACGGATCGAGTTGAAGAAACATCAGCCTGCATGAGTAGTGTTCATGATCCCAGCATATATGATAGGGAGcctgaaaatacaataaaatctcACCAGAAACTTCAAATGAGGCCAGCTGGTGTGAATTCTCCTATAAAGGTACAGCAAGATCAGTTACAACTAAAGGACAATGTAAAAGCAGGTCTTCACAATGGCAAaagctgtttatctgtttttaataCTAAATCCTGGACTTCTCTGGGGCAGTTGCAGTCTTCCAGCTTGAATACACCTATGCAGAAGCAAATAAACCAACATGTTGCATTTAATACCAACTCTAAGTCTTCAGCAGTTGGTTCAGAATTGGTACTTGTTTCAACGACCATCTCATCTGTTAATAATGTTTGTGATACGGAAATGAGTTCTGCTCTTGATTGTTTACCTATGCTGACTGATTGGGAGGATGTAGCTTTACTGCCAGCATCTCAGCCTGAGCAGAATTTATGCTGTATACCTCCCATTAGTGATTCAAACTTAgacatttcatttaattctgGAGAAAGGTTAATGGGGTTAGGAGAATCTGAAATGTTAAATCATGAAAACTTTGGAGGCACAGAAGAAACTCTTCAAAAATCTGAGACCTCTAAGTCTATTGTGTATAAGAGTCCACATACtactatttataatataaaagaagCCAAAGATCCAGGTTCCGATGTTTTTGACTTTAAATTACCTGAATATAAAGCAGGTAGCTTCAATGGTATTAATGCCAATATGTCTCATCCTTTAGTTCTGAGGAAACATCTTCTTTTAGATGGTACTAAAAGGAATCCATCCAGTCCCCTACCTTTTCCACCAGCAAAGAAACAGAACTTCACTATTCATGAGGAAAAGTCTGCATCATCTGATGGCTCTCCAATGAGCAGTTCTTCCTGGAAGGTTCTCCCCTCTGTTTTAACTTCTAGAGTTAACCTACAGGAGCCTTGGAAGACTGGGAAAATAACACCTCCTTTATGCAAGTGTGGCCGAAGATCTAAGAGACTTGTTGTTTCGAATAACGGACCGAACCATGGAAAAGTTTTCTATTGTTGTCCTATTGGGAAAtaccaagaaaacagaaaatgttgTGGTTATTTCAAATGGGAACAAacacttcaaaaggaaagaggcaACAGCATAGTTCTGTCTTATTCCCCAGGGAGACTCACTTTTAGTTCTCCAGAAACAAGCCATATTTGTGacagaaatgtaaatttttctacTAAAAATTCATTGAGACTCAGACCTTCAATgaggaattga
- the ERI2 gene encoding ERI1 exoribonuclease 2 isoform X4: protein MATKRLARQLGLIRRKSTAPANGNVGRSKSKQLFDYLIVIDFESTCWNDGIRHRSQEIIEFPAVLLNTSTGEIESEFHAYVQPQEYPILSEFCMELTGIKQDQVDEGVPLKICLSQFCKWIQKIQQEKKIIFATGISDISTSEVNLCAFVTWSDWDLGVCLEYECKRKQLIKPVFLNSWIDLRVTYKIFYKRKPKGLSGALEEVGIQFLGREHFGLDDSRNTALLAWKMIRDGCLMKITRSLNKVPTKRNPSILARSLNTDRVEETSACMSSVHDPSIYDREPENTIKSHQKLQMRPAGVNSPIKF from the exons ATGGCGACCAAGAGGCTAGCACG gcAGCTTGGATTAATTAGGAGAAAGTCAACTGCACCAGCAAATGGAAATGTAGGACGAAGCAAATCTA AGCAGTTGTTTGACTACTTAATTGTCATTGATTTTGAATCAACATGTTGGAATGATGGGATACGCCACCGGAGCCAGGAAATAA TTGAATTTCCAGCTGTATTGCTGAACACATCAACTGGAGAGATTGAATCTGAGTTTCATGCTTATGTGCAGCCTCAGGAATATCCAATTCTTTCTGAATTTTGCATGGAACTAACAGGCATAAAGCAG GATCAAGTTGATGAAGGAGTCCCTCTGAAGATTTGCTTATCTCAGTTCTGTAAATGGATTCAGAAGATTcaacaagagaagaaaattatttttgctaCTGGGATTTCAGATATTTCTACTTCTGAAGTAAACTTATGTGCATTTGTTACTTGGTCAG ACTGGGACTTGGGGGTTTGCCTGGAGTATGAGTGTAAAAGAAAACAGCTAATAAAACCTGTGTTCCTTAATTCCTGGATTGATCTCAGAGTAACTTACAAG ATTTTCTATAAGAGAAAACCAAAAGGACTAAGTGGTGCCCTGGAGGAAGTGGGAATACAATTCTTGGGACGGGAACATTTTG GGTTGGATGATTCTCGGAATACTGCCCTTCTTGCTTGGAAAATGATCAGGGATGGTTGCTTAATGAAAATTACAAGGTCCTTGAACAAG GTTCCCACTAAGAGGAATCCCAGCATTTTGGCCAGAAGTTTGAATACGGATCGAGTTGAAGAAACATCAGCCTGCATGAGTAGTGTTCATGATCCCAGCATATATGATAGGGAGcctgaaaatacaataaaatctcACCAGAAACTTCAAATGAGGCCAGCTGGTGTGAATTCTCCTATAAAG TTCTGA